From one Geoalkalibacter halelectricus genomic stretch:
- a CDS encoding DIP1984 family protein, giving the protein MKLAEGLIQRVDVQKRLRETEKRLERIAVAQEGDVPAEDPQDLLHQLSRLYEELNSLICRINRTNCAVEEDGTSLADMLVQRDLLQKKQATWREIAQAGTVTLARHSSREVRFVSTIPVADLQRQADGYAQNYRELDTRIQLLNWTSDLLD; this is encoded by the coding sequence ATGAAACTTGCAGAAGGTTTGATTCAGCGAGTCGATGTGCAAAAACGTCTGCGCGAGACGGAAAAACGTCTTGAGCGGATCGCCGTCGCCCAGGAAGGGGATGTCCCCGCCGAGGATCCGCAGGATCTGTTGCACCAGCTGTCCCGACTCTACGAGGAGTTGAACAGCCTGATCTGTCGGATCAACCGAACCAACTGCGCGGTTGAAGAGGATGGAACCAGCCTCGCCGATATGCTCGTCCAGCGCGATCTGCTGCAGAAAAAGCAAGCGACTTGGAGAGAGATCGCCCAAGCCGGAACCGTTACCCTCGCCCGTCATTCCTCGCGGGAGGTGCGCTTCGTCAGCACCATCCCCGTTGCCGACCTGCAACGCCAAGCGGACGGGTATGCCCAGAATTACCGCGAGTTGGATACGCGCATCCAGCTCCTGAACTGGACAAGCGATCTGCTCGACTGA